In Elaeis guineensis isolate ETL-2024a chromosome 1, EG11, whole genome shotgun sequence, a genomic segment contains:
- the LOC105039211 gene encoding protein CHAPERONE-LIKE PROTEIN OF POR1, chloroplastic isoform X2 — protein sequence MKALLAANSTSCCVYLAPSHFLRHNRRFLNLKELRKVDGIVIRTPRCSMDVSLGGSYNYENIPKFPRMNVRDPYKRLGISHDASEEEIREARNFLLEQYAGHERSEESIEAAYEKILMASFRERKKSKINLKSRLKKKVDESPPWVKTLISFVELPPTDIILRRLFLFAFMGAWSIMNSAESGPAFQVALSLLACIYFLNDKMKNVVRASITGFGALVVGWIAGSLLVPMIPSVLLQPTWTLELLTSLVSFVFMFLACTFLK from the exons ATGAAAGCCCTTCTCGCCGCCAATTCGACGAGCTGTTGCGTATACCTCGCCCCCTCTCATTTTCTCCGCCACAATCGCCGGTTTTT GAATCTAAAGGAACTGAGGAAGGTAGATGGTATCGTTATTAGAACTCCAAGATGTTCGATGGATGTTTCTCTCGGCGGCAGCTATAACTATG AGAACATTCCTAAATTTCCTCGTATGAATGTGCGGGATCCTTACAAGCGTCTTGGTATAAGTCATGATGCTTCAGAAGAAGAAATCAGAGAAGCAAGAAATTTTCTTTTGGAGCAGTATGCTGGGCATGAGAGAAGTGAGGAGTCTATTGAAGCTGCTTATGAGAAGATACTAATGGCGAGTTTTAGAGAACgcaagaaatcaaaaattaatctgaaAAGCAGATTGAAAAAGAAAGTAGATGAGTCACCACCATGGGTAAAAACATTGATTAGCTTTGTTGAACTACCTCCAACTGACATTATACTCCGAAGACTGTTCCTCTTTGCTTTCATGGGGGCATGGAGTATAATGAATTCTGCTGAGAGTGGGCCTGCTTTCCAG GTTGCACTCTCACTTCTTGCATGCATCTACTTTCTTAATGACAAGATGAAGAATGTTGTCAGAGCTTCAATAACTGG ATTTGGTGCACTTGTTGTTGGCTGGATAGCTGGTTCCCTACTGGTACCTATGATTCCATCAGTTCTTCTGCAGCCAACTTGGACACTCGAACTCCTGACGTCACTGGTATCATTTGTTTTCATGTTTTTAGCCTGTACCTTTCTGAAgtag
- the LOC105039211 gene encoding protein CHAPERONE-LIKE PROTEIN OF POR1, chloroplastic isoform X1, producing MKALLAANSTSCCVYLAPSHFLRHNRRFLNLKELRKVDGIVIRTPRCSMDVSLGGSYNYAENIPKFPRMNVRDPYKRLGISHDASEEEIREARNFLLEQYAGHERSEESIEAAYEKILMASFRERKKSKINLKSRLKKKVDESPPWVKTLISFVELPPTDIILRRLFLFAFMGAWSIMNSAESGPAFQVALSLLACIYFLNDKMKNVVRASITGFGALVVGWIAGSLLVPMIPSVLLQPTWTLELLTSLVSFVFMFLACTFLK from the exons ATGAAAGCCCTTCTCGCCGCCAATTCGACGAGCTGTTGCGTATACCTCGCCCCCTCTCATTTTCTCCGCCACAATCGCCGGTTTTT GAATCTAAAGGAACTGAGGAAGGTAGATGGTATCGTTATTAGAACTCCAAGATGTTCGATGGATGTTTCTCTCGGCGGCAGCTATAACTATG CAGAGAACATTCCTAAATTTCCTCGTATGAATGTGCGGGATCCTTACAAGCGTCTTGGTATAAGTCATGATGCTTCAGAAGAAGAAATCAGAGAAGCAAGAAATTTTCTTTTGGAGCAGTATGCTGGGCATGAGAGAAGTGAGGAGTCTATTGAAGCTGCTTATGAGAAGATACTAATGGCGAGTTTTAGAGAACgcaagaaatcaaaaattaatctgaaAAGCAGATTGAAAAAGAAAGTAGATGAGTCACCACCATGGGTAAAAACATTGATTAGCTTTGTTGAACTACCTCCAACTGACATTATACTCCGAAGACTGTTCCTCTTTGCTTTCATGGGGGCATGGAGTATAATGAATTCTGCTGAGAGTGGGCCTGCTTTCCAG GTTGCACTCTCACTTCTTGCATGCATCTACTTTCTTAATGACAAGATGAAGAATGTTGTCAGAGCTTCAATAACTGG ATTTGGTGCACTTGTTGTTGGCTGGATAGCTGGTTCCCTACTGGTACCTATGATTCCATCAGTTCTTCTGCAGCCAACTTGGACACTCGAACTCCTGACGTCACTGGTATCATTTGTTTTCATGTTTTTAGCCTGTACCTTTCTGAAgtag